Proteins found in one Plasmodium relictum strain SGS1 genome assembly, chromosome: 13 genomic segment:
- a CDS encoding basic transcription factor 3b, putative produces MEKISPEILAARAKLKEKMGGSQRQIGGKGSARRKIKKIHKNSISNEKKISLILKKIGASYFGDVDEISIYRTDDTYLEFKKPKLSASLPSNTYIVTGKFTEQKIDINKIFEGLKGNKNLDMNLLEKIKNDPNLKNILNKENNLKKESEGVDIPDLVENFEEVSKEEK; encoded by the coding sequence atggaaaaaatatCTCCAGAAATTTTAGCTGCAAGGGCTAAACTTAAAGAAAAGATGGGAGGTAGTCAAAGACAAATAGGAGGAAAGGGTAGTGctagaagaaaaataaagaagattcataaaaattctatatcaaatgaaaaaaaaattagcttgattttaaaaaaaataggagCTTCATATTTTGGTGATGTTGATgaaatttctatatatagAACAGATGATACTTAtttagaatttaaaaaaccAAAATTATCTGCGTCCTTACCATCGAATACATATATTGTTACAGGAAAGTTTACTGAACaaaaaattgatataaacaaaatttttgaaggattaaaaggaaataaaaatttagatatGAATCTTcttgaaaaaattaagaatgatcctaatttaaaaaatattcttaataaagaaaataatttgaaaaaGGAAAGCGAAGGAGTTGATATACCAGATTTAGTAGAAAACTTTGAAGAAGTTTCAAAGgaagaaaaataa
- the RPL21 gene encoding 60S ribosomal protein L21, putative produces MGGKSRGKRSGTRYKFSKKFRQHGECSANKYLEKLKYGDYVDIICDSTQQKGMPFNYYHGRTGKVFHITKRGVGVLVNKRVKHRIEMKKVCVRIEHVRKSKCNQDFLLRKKQNAELIKEAKLKNERISIKRKPEEPKPAAMIKVPKSKIITVEPLPFYEEY; encoded by the coding sequence ATGGGAGGAAAGTCAAGAGGTAAAAGATCAGGAACTAGATATAagttttcaaaaaaatttcgTCAACATGGAGAATGTTCAGctaataaatatttagaaaAGTTAAAATATGGAGATTATGTTGATATAATATGTGATTCTACCCAGCAAAAAGGAATGccttttaattattatcatGGAAGAACTGGAAAAGTTTTTCATATTACAAAGAGGGGTGTCGGTGTATTGGTAAATAAAAGAGTTAAACATAGAATTGAAATGAAAAAGGTTTGTGTAAGAATTGAACATGTCAGAAAATCTAAATGTAATCAAGATTTTCTTTTAAGAAAAAAGCAAAATGCAGAATTAATTAAAGAagcaaaattaaaaaatgaacgTATTTCTATAAAGAGAAAACCAGAAGAACCTAAACCAGCTGCTATGATAAAAGTACCCAAATCAAAAATCATTACAGTTGAACCCTTGCCATTTTATGAAGaatattaa
- the PRMT1 gene encoding protein arginine N-methyltransferase 1, putative: MTNKYNKINKNNYETREAVYYNEGNKNDCDKEKDIKYFNEKELKSFFDEWQQFYKEKLNDGERKNFIMLDEEKNVENGNNEYFNSYNYIHIHEDMIKDEVRTRTYYDAMRKNEHLIKDKIVLDVGSGTGILSFFAAKCGAKHVYSIEKSDIVYTALKIRDENNLTDKITFIKGLAEQIELPVNKVDIIISEWMGYCLLYENMLDTVLYCRDKWLKKGGLIFPDKAFMYIAGIEDSIYREEKFDFWKNCYDLNFSSVLPILKEEVVIDYVDKNFVVTDTCRILTLDLNTCTKEELSFVSPFKLKMIRKDYIHALVIWFDVCFSACHTEVSFTTGPFGSHTHWKQIVLYTDNIITAEKNEILRGIFALKKNKKNNRHLDMKLHYIFDGIHTKAKSIQYFNIS; the protein is encoded by the coding sequence atgactaataaatataacaaaataaataaaaacaattatGAAACACGAGAGGCAGTGTATTATAATGAAggtaataaaaatgattgtgataaagaaaaagatataaaatattttaatgaaaaagaattaaaaagcTTTTTTGATGAATGGCAAcaattttataaagaaaaactaAATGATggagaaagaaaaaattttataatgttagatgaagaaaaaaatgtagaGAATGgaaataatgaatattttaattcatataaCTATATACATATACATGAAGATATGATAAAAGATGAAGTAAGAACGAGAACTTATTATGACGCGATGAGAAAAAATGAgcatttaataaaagataagaTAGTATTAGATGTAGGAAGTGGTACAGGTATTCTGTCTTTTTTTGCTGCAAAATGTGGAGCAAAACATGTTTATAGTATTGAGAAAAGTGATATAGTTTATACAGCATTAAAAATAAGGGATGAAAATAACTTAACTGATaaaattacttttataaaagGATTAGCAGAGCAAATTGAGTTACCAGTGAATAAAGTTGATATCATAATATCCGAATGGATGGGTTATTgtttattatatgaaaatatgcTTGATACTGTTTTATATTGCAGAGATAAATGGTTAAAAAAAGGTGGATTAATTTTTCCTGATAAAGCATTTATGTATATAGCAGGAATTGAAGATAGTATATATAGAGAAGAAAAATTTGATTTTTGGAAAAATTGTTATgacttaaatttttcttcagTTTTACCAATACTCAAAGAAGAAGTTGTTATAGATTATgttgataaaaattttgttgTTACAGATACATGTCGTATTTTAACATTAGATTTAAATACTTGCACAAAGGAGGAATTATCATTTGTTTCtccttttaaattaaaaatgattaGAAAAGATTATATACATGCACTGGTCATATGGTTTGATGTTTGTTTTTCAGCTTGTCATACAGAAGTTAGTTTTACAACAGGTCCCTTCGGTAGTCACACACATTGGAAACAAATTGTTTTGTATACTGATAATATTATAACAGccgaaaaaaatgaaatattaagaGGTATTTttgctttaaaaaaaaataaaaaaaataataggcATCTTGATATGAAAttacattatatttttgatgGTATACACACCAAAGCTAAGTCTATACAATACTTTAATATAAGTTAA
- a CDS encoding dynein-associated protein, putative encodes MIDYYYCYTKKKGDVGKKCDFKKSKSQIIGRIEPNNELKNKFIYKENIYYNDDNIKKFSEQYVNIESLKLENKFFYHNEGGWTKDVDISEHQNKLKYIKRLDKDINLINSLKILMNETTKIINKNNSINIYEEYFKNDLQNEEDFKIKSILIIKDKMRKYQRFITSIKWSTDNTYKLAISYCANDYQKILNNSPKNCLLYDLNQINNPYQTLYSKTFIKCLRFNHKNSDLLLAGSYDGTINLWDLRKKNTSCESSLINVSHKNIVNDVIWMQTKTNNHCLSISNDGLCLIWDIRNFSNHIESFYLTKDPTDFCELETVNETENLKLCNTLNNTDNTNNLLNTSNLHNINNVNNTTNINSLINNSINSSNLNYSANCLEWNLEAGPSKILVGTDEGYILSLSKRQSKNLELLQKYGVSNEKHLSGITSIKRIPINLKYFLSTDKWGFNIWSEDIKFPIISNYYNECIINKGLWIYDSSFFMLIRKDGYLDFWNLLYNFNEPIIKHKICNCSVTEIDAHANNKFISVGNEKGDIHILKLGESFCKNSSEEKNSLDELFERESKREKNLEYIRKQLNCIRKKKDYLNVQDIQITEDVIKETEKEYESLI; translated from the coding sequence ATGATAGATTATTATTACtgttatacaaaaaaaaaaggcgATGTCGGAAAGAAATGTGATTTTAAAAAGTCCAAAAGTCAAATTATAGGAAGAATAGAACCTAATAATgagttaaaaaataaatttatttacaaggaaaatatttattataatgatgacaacataaaaaaatttagtgaACAATATGTAAATATTGAAAGTTTAAAATTAgagaataaatttttttatcacaACGAAGGTGGATGGACAAAAGATGTAGACATTAGTGAGCATCAAAAcaaattgaaatatataaagagaTTAGACAAGGATATAAACTTAATTAATAgcttaaaaatattgatgaatgaaacaacaaaaataataaataaaaataatagtatcaatatatatgaagagtattttaaaaatgatttacaaaatgaagaagattttaaaattaagtctatattaataataaaagataaaatgagAAAGTACCAAAGATTTATTACATCGATTAAATGGTCTACTGACAACACTTACAAATTAGCAATATCTTATTGTGCAAATGATTATCAGAAAATTCTTAATAATTCTCCTAAGAACTGTTTATTATATGATTTGAATCAAATCAACAATCCCTATCAAACATTATACTCAAAGacatttataaaatgttTGCGTTTTAATCATAAAAATTCTGATTTGTTATTAGCTGGATCTTATGATGGAACCATTAATTTATGGGatttgagaaaaaaaaatacttcatGTGAATCTTCTTTAATAAATGTAAGTCACAAAAATATTGTTAATGATGTGATATGGATGCAAACTAAAACAAATAATCACTGTTTATCTATTTCCAATGATGGTTTATGTTTGATATGGGATATTCGTAATTTTTCTAATCATATTgaatctttttatttaactaAAGATCCGACAGATTTCTGCGAGCTAGAAACTGTGAACGAAACAGAGAATTTAAAGTTATGTAATACCTTAAATAACACAGATAATACGAATAATTTACTTAACACAAGTAATTtacataatataaataatgtaaataatacaactaatataaatagtttaattaataattcaattaattcaagtaatttaaattatagtgCAAATTGTTTAGAATGGAATTTAGAAGCAGGGCCATCCAAAATACTAGTAGGGACAGATGAAGGATATATACTATCTTTATCAAAAAGACAatcaaaaaatttagaacTTCTTCAAAAATATGGGGTCTCAAATGAAAAACATTTGTCAGGTATCACAAGCATAAAAAGGATACCTATCAATTTAAAGTACTTTTTATCAACAGATAAATGGGGTTTCAATATATGGTCGGAAGACATAAAGTTTCCTATTATttctaattattataatgaatGTATTATTAACAAAGGACTATGGATATATGattcttcatttttcatGTTAATAAGAAAAGATGGATATTTAGATTTCTGGAATttactttataattttaatgagcCTATTATTAAGCATAAAATATGCAATTGTTCTGTTACTGAAATAGATGCACAtgcaaataataaatttatatctgTAGGGAATGAGAAAGGTGATATTCATATCTTAAAATTAGGAGAAagtttttgtaaaaattctagtgaagaaaaaaattctttagaTGAGCTATTTGAAAGGGAGtcaaaaagagaaaaaaactTGGAATATATTAGAAAGCAACTTAATtgtattagaaaaaaaaaagattatttaAATGTTCAAGATATACAGATAACGGAAGATGTTATAAAAGAGACAGAGAAGGAGTATGAATcattaatttag
- a CDS encoding MORN repeat protein, putative: protein MSLITYLNEEKTKGKYVYPNGNIYIGDFRNEKFHGHGILSFKEKGKFKGIWKNGKIISGQYYFSDGLKYENNWKYLIDNPYFYNEQINSNEVIYKEEKKNVYLDKIYDIGDGYCNIEEKIVYDFNNNKEIRKVNEREKNWIRNHCAKY, encoded by the exons ATGTCACTAATAACATATTTAAACgaagaaaaaacaaaaggAAAATATGTCTATCCTAATGGGAACATATATATAGGAGATTttagaaatgaaaaatttcaTGGACATG gtATTTTAAGTTTTAAGGAAAAAGGTAAATTTAAAGGAATTTGGAAAAATGGGAAAATTATTAGTGGTCAATATTATTTCAGTGATGGTTTAAAGTATGAAAATAATtggaaatatttaattgataacccttatttttataatgaacAAATTAACAGCAATGAagttatttacaaagaagaaaaaaaaaatgtttactTGGATAAAATTTATGATATAG GGGATGGATACTGCaatattgaagaaaaaattgtgtatgattttaataataacaaagAAATTAGAAAAGTGAatgaaagagaaaaaaattgGATAAGAAACCATTGTGCAAAATactaa
- the ABCG2 gene encoding ABC transporter G family member 2, putative produces MDLRKWISKKSSLTSYDKIKYEFSDVKYTVDHGRLEILHGVKGLLLPKTITVIMGPSGSGKTTLLNILSMKVTDGVQGNFLINDTTRTKHIKNHMGYVLQDDYFLSRLTVYETIEFTAKLKLDIRDKAKLDELVHSVLDIMSLTHVKDTIVGDAFIRGISGGQRKRLSIANEILSNPRLLLMDEPTSGLDSSSALSLVECIQRIAKISDTTILSSLHQPSSQVFGKFDRLIAITNGYIIYHGKTTQLNKYLKKIGFICPYGWNVADYLMDVLTNDNYEAILIDNYNKYLHFDSEVGYYMNIDAIDNTIIHDDYDTAYEKAGAMDKFTENKNTIGINKSEVLSMQEIQAREQDSIKLKAVEKLISLQEKKTPYLRQNFFLLIRGLKKIITDEITIIKMIDLVVILTLFGFLWLKTFKEDKEEEIIDTIGAIFFILSYWTFYPAYLSLYSFPSEREVIARERNMKTYQVSNYFFSKLLAEFIYFFIIIAFWILITHLILYGTLKFGVYVSYAFITLLNALISSSLGYFISTLFDNLSKAVSFLSVVLLTMTLTNGFYVEISKLEVPFRYLQWLSYQTYSASVLAKIKFDNTLIKCASDNISPTCRDFGSFPGDVIIEKRFATLQIPISIFILICFYVVIKLSTYISLRWSQSLKMK; encoded by the coding sequence ctttattaaatatattatcaatGAAAGTAACTGATGGGGTTCAaggtaattttttaataaatgataCAACTAGAActaaacatataaaaaatcatatGGGATATGTATTACAAGATGATTATTTTTTGTCGAGGTTAACTGTTTATGAGACGATTGAATTTACAGCAAAATTAAAGTTAGATATAAGAGATAAAGCAAAATTAGATGAATTAGTTCATTCAGTTTTAGATATTATGAGTTTAACTCATGTTAAAGATACTATAGTAGGAGATGCTTTTATAAGAGGAATAAGTGGTGGTCAAAGAAAAAGATTATCTATTgcaaatgaaatattatctAATCCTCGTCTATTATTAATGGATGAGCCAACAAGTGGCTTAGATTCTTCATCTGCTTTATCATTAGTAGAATGCATTCAAAGAATAGCTAAAATATCGGATACTACAATCTTATCATCTTTACACCAACCTAGCAGTCAAGTTTTTGGAAAATTTGATAGACTTATAGCTATTACTAATGGTTATATCATATATCATGGAAAAACTACTCAgctaaataaatatttaaaaaagattgGTTTTATTTGCCCATATGGGTGGAATGTAGCTGATTATTTAATGGATGTGTTAACTAACGATAATTATGAAGCAATTTTAATAGATAATTACAATAAATATCTTCATTTCGATAGTGAAGTAGGCtattatatgaatattgATGCCATTGATAATACTATTATTCATGATGATTATGATACAGCATATGAAAAAGCAGGAGCAATGGATAAATTCACAgagaataaaaatactatTGGAATAAATAAATCTGAAGTTTTATCAATGCAAGAAATTCAGGCAAGGGAACAGGATTCAATAAAACTAAAAGCAgttgaaaaattaatttctctacaagaaaaaaagacTCCATATTTGAGacagaatttttttttattaataagaggattaaaaaagataataaccGATGAAATtacaataattaaaatgatTGATTTGGTTGTTATTTTAACATTATTTGGTTTTCTATGGTTAAAAACATTTAAAGAAgataaagaagaagaaattaTAGACACAATTGgtgctattttttttattctttcttACTGGACTTTTTATCCAGCttatttatctttatattcttttcCTTCAGAAAGAGAAGTAATAGCAAGAGAAAGAAATATGAAAACATATCAAGTAAgtaattactttttttctaaattattagctgaatttatttatttttttattattattgccTTTTGGATTTTAATAACCCACCTAATTTTATATGGGACATTAAAGTTTGGTGTATATGTTAGTTATGCTTTTATAACTTTATTAAATGCTTTGATAAGTAGCTCTTTAGGATATTTTATATCCACATTATTTGACAACTTAAGTAAAGCTGTTAGTTTTCTATCTGTTGTCCTCTTAACTATGACTTTAACTAACGGTTTTTATGTTGAAATATCTAAATTGGAAGTACCATTCAGATATTTACAGTGGTTATCTTATCAAACTTATTCCGCTTCAGTACttgcaaaaataaaatttgatAATACACTTATTAAGTGTGCATCTGACAATATATCTCCTACGTGCAGAGATTTTGGGTCATTTCCAGGGGATGTTATCATAGAGAAGAGATTTGCGACTTTACAAATCCCaatatctatttttattttaatttgctTCTATGTTGTTATTAAATTATCAacttatatttctttaagaTGGTCTCAatcattaaaaatgaaatag